A genomic segment from Verrucomicrobiia bacterium encodes:
- a CDS encoding beta-galactosidase, which produces MKKIFCSFSWPVVLACAWLAWGAGAVAKDTFTVGDSAFLLNGKPFQIKAGEMHPARVPHEYWADRLRMIHAMGLNTVSIYVFWNQLEPGEGEFNFHGDGDMAEFVRLAQKEGLWVIVRPGPYCCAEWEFGGFPWWLLKPHDLKVRSQDPRFLAASETYLKKLGEQLAPLQITQGGPIIMVQVENEYGSYGGDHVYMGKIRDMIRAAGFDVPLFTADGGGQMMANGSLPDVLPGLNGGSGPGIFKEIGKYRPQGPYFVPEFYPGWLDHWGEPHARVGIPGLVRETAWKLTNNVSFCYYMIYGGTSFGFMNGANFGGRFQPQPTSYDYDSPMDEMGRPTKKYFALREVLARHLAPGETLPDVPPTTPVITIPPIALTGAASLFDELGTPVKAERPLSFEDLNQGYGYVLYRTQIKGPANGLLKIKELRDYAVVCLNGRRVGVLDRRYRQDSLELNIPESSGTLDILVENGGRINYGGQIPDNRKGITESVTLDGRELTGWEMFKFPFDDLSQLRFKSGTAPAAPAVYHGTFELSQLGDAFLDLRGGGKGIVIVNGHNLGRYWHIGPQQTLYLPGAWLKKGRNDVVVFEQIKDGTPAISGLAAPILDQLNNDDNAPGRKNTPAPKLEASDLVKEGSLAAGASAQEIRFSARRGRYLCLVALSSQNGDEFTTLAELDALNAEGQSVGHKGWKILYADSEENFAEGDQAELAIDGDRDTFWHTLWSAPHPKHPHTLVIDLGAEHELSGVRLLPRQDSDHGRIKDFRLYLRTKPFAG; this is translated from the coding sequence ATGAAAAAAATATTCTGTTCGTTCAGTTGGCCGGTCGTGCTGGCCTGCGCCTGGCTGGCGTGGGGGGCGGGCGCAGTGGCCAAGGACACCTTCACGGTGGGCGATTCAGCGTTTCTGCTGAACGGCAAGCCCTTTCAGATCAAGGCCGGCGAGATGCATCCGGCGCGGGTGCCGCATGAGTATTGGGCGGACCGCCTGCGGATGATTCACGCCATGGGGTTGAATACCGTCTCGATTTACGTGTTCTGGAATCAACTGGAGCCGGGCGAGGGCGAGTTCAATTTTCACGGCGATGGCGACATGGCGGAGTTCGTGCGGCTGGCGCAAAAGGAAGGGCTGTGGGTGATTGTGCGTCCCGGACCGTATTGTTGCGCGGAATGGGAGTTTGGCGGATTTCCGTGGTGGCTCCTGAAGCCGCACGATTTGAAGGTCCGCAGCCAGGATCCGCGTTTTCTGGCGGCGTCGGAAACGTATTTGAAAAAGCTCGGTGAACAGCTCGCCCCGCTGCAAATCACCCAAGGAGGCCCCATTATCATGGTTCAGGTGGAAAACGAATACGGCAGCTACGGCGGCGATCACGTTTACATGGGGAAGATTCGGGACATGATTCGCGCCGCGGGTTTTGACGTGCCGTTGTTTACGGCGGATGGCGGCGGGCAGATGATGGCAAACGGCTCCCTGCCGGATGTCTTGCCGGGACTGAACGGCGGCAGCGGCCCGGGCATCTTCAAGGAAATCGGCAAATATCGTCCGCAGGGTCCGTATTTCGTGCCCGAGTTTTATCCCGGCTGGTTGGATCACTGGGGTGAGCCGCACGCGCGCGTGGGCATTCCCGGTCTCGTCCGTGAAACCGCCTGGAAGCTGACGAACAATGTTTCGTTCTGCTACTACATGATCTACGGCGGCACCTCATTCGGCTTCATGAACGGCGCCAACTTTGGCGGGCGCTTCCAGCCGCAGCCGACCAGTTACGACTATGATTCGCCCATGGACGAAATGGGCCGGCCGACGAAGAAATACTTCGCGCTGCGCGAGGTGCTGGCGCGGCATCTGGCGCCGGGGGAAACGCTGCCGGACGTTCCGCCCACCACGCCGGTCATCACCATTCCGCCCATCGCCCTCACCGGGGCTGCAAGCTTGTTTGACGAACTGGGCACGCCGGTAAAAGCCGAGCGGCCGCTGAGCTTTGAAGATCTCAATCAAGGATACGGTTATGTGTTGTATCGCACCCAGATCAAGGGGCCGGCGAACGGCTTGCTGAAGATCAAGGAACTCCGCGATTACGCCGTGGTGTGCCTCAATGGGCGGCGGGTGGGCGTGCTGGACCGGCGTTACCGGCAGGATTCCTTGGAACTCAACATTCCGGAATCGTCCGGCACACTCGACATCCTCGTCGAAAACGGCGGTCGCATCAATTACGGCGGGCAGATACCCGACAATCGCAAGGGCATCACCGAATCCGTCACCCTGGACGGCCGCGAACTGACCGGCTGGGAGATGTTCAAGTTTCCGTTCGATGATCTTTCGCAGCTCCGCTTCAAGTCGGGGACGGCGCCTGCGGCGCCGGCGGTTTATCACGGAACGTTTGAGCTGTCCCAGCTCGGCGACGCGTTCCTGGATTTGCGCGGCGGCGGCAAAGGCATCGTCATCGTCAACGGTCACAATCTGGGCCGCTACTGGCACATTGGACCGCAGCAAACGCTGTATCTGCCGGGAGCCTGGCTCAAAAAGGGTCGCAACGACGTTGTGGTGTTCGAGCAAATCAAGGACGGCACGCCGGCAATCAGCGGACTGGCGGCGCCCATTCTTGACCAGTTGAACAACGACGACAACGCACCCGGTCGCAAAAACACGCCCGCTCCAAAACTCGAAGCCTCGGACCTGGTCAAGGAAGGTTCGCTGGCCGCTGGTGCGAGTGCGCAGGAAATTCGCTTTTCCGCCCGGCGGGGGCGCTACCTCTGCCTGGTGGCGCTTTCCTCGCAAAACGGCGATGAGTTCACCACGCTGGCCGAGTTGGACGCATTAAACGCGGAAGGGCAGTCGGTCGGGCACAAGGGCTGGAAAATCCTTTACGCGGACAGCGAGGAAAACTTCGCCGAAGGCGACCAGGCCGAACTGGCCATCGATGGGGACCGCGACACGTTCTGGCACACCCTGTGGAGCGCGCCGCATCCCAAGCACCCGCACACGCTGGTCATTGATCTGGGTGCGGAGCATGAATTGTCCGGCGTCCGGCTGCTGCCGAGACAGGACAGCGACCATGGCCGCATCAAGGACTTCCGCCTCTATCTCAGGACGAAGCCGTTTGCGGGGTAG